One window of Staphylococcus chromogenes genomic DNA carries:
- a CDS encoding VRR-NUC domain-containing protein, which produces MTEQDIQNLIRIAASKENVIFRANVGKVRTQDGRYFDTGLPKGFSDLFGFRKDGQIFFIEVKKPGGRVRDDQYKFIDVVKQNGALAGIAYSVEDALKIIEGD; this is translated from the coding sequence ATGACCGAACAAGATATTCAGAACTTAATTCGAATAGCTGCATCTAAAGAGAACGTAATCTTTAGAGCTAACGTAGGAAAAGTTAGAACACAAGACGGTAGATATTTTGATACAGGATTGCCTAAAGGTTTTAGTGATCTATTCGGATTTAGAAAAGATGGACAGATATTTTTTATAGAAGTTAAAAAGCCTGGTGGTCGTGTTCGTGATGACCAATACAAATTTATAGATGTGGTCAAACAAAACGGGGCATTGGCAGGCATAGCATACAGTGTGGAAGACGCATTAAAAATTATAGAAGGTGATTAA